One window of the Montipora foliosa isolate CH-2021 chromosome 4, ASM3666993v2, whole genome shotgun sequence genome contains the following:
- the LOC137998832 gene encoding uncharacterized protein, producing MGSPLGPLLANVFMCSIEETLERDGKMPAYYRRYVDYKLTIVPNIASANEFLKTLNNCHPSVKFTMEIENNGMLPFLGTHLLNKSTQIQTKVYVKPTNTGLLLHYKNHVDDRYKRGLLKTMLDRAFRLSSNWSYFSDECDRLKMVFSRLSYPDRLINSTISRFIAVKASDQPVLELPAVNNELKAVPVVLPFKDHSSADIVRAQLRDLSQKIQVTVRPVFVSHKIKQHLKPREVKPPIVNQQSLVYQFKCDLCDAGYVGYTRRHLHQRVDEHKNASSSIGKHFRVEHSYVPNDLTRNFPILKKCKSKFDCLIYEMFLINELRPSVNVQSDSIRAKVS from the exons ATGGGCTCCCCGCTCGGACCCTTATTGGCGAACGTTTTTATGTGCAGCATAGAAGAAACGCTCGAGCGCGATGGCAAGATGCCCGCATACTACAGGAGATATGTGGATTACAAGTTAACTATTGTGCCAAATATAGCATCAGCtaatga attcctcAAGACTCTTAACAACTGCCACCCCTCGGTTAAGTTCACTATGGAGATTGAGAATAATGGAATGCTTCCGTTTCTTGGCACACATCTCCTTAACAAATCTACACAAATCCAAACCAAAGTGTATGTCAAACCTACCAACACTGGCCTTTTGCTGCATTACAAGAACCATGTTGATGATCGCTACAAGCGCGGCTTATTGAAAACTATGCTTGATCGTGCCTTCCGCCTCTCATCTAACTGGTCATACTTTTCCGATGAATGTGATCGGCTCAAAATGGTGTTTTCTCGTCTTAGCTATCCAGACAGGTTAATTAATTCCACCATCTCGCGCTTTATTGCAGTCAAAGCTTCTGATCAACCTGTTCTCGAGTTACCAGCTGTTAACAACGAATTAAAAGCGGTTCCCGTGGTTCTGCCATTTAAGGACCACTCCTCAGCCGATATTGTAAGAGCACAACTTCGAGATCTGAGCCAGAAAATTCAAGTGACCGTCCGGCCCGTGTTTGTTAGCCACAAGATTAAACAGCATCTGAAACCGCGCGAAGTCAAGCCTCCCATTGTCAACcaacaatcccttgtttatcaatttaaatgtgacctgtgtgatgcaggttatgttggtTACACACGGCGGCATTTGCATCAACGCGTTGACGAGCACAAGAATGCGTCTTCCTCCATTGGAAAGCATTTCCGTGTGGAACATTCCTATGTGCCCAATGACCTTACGAGGAATTTTCCCATCTTAAAAAAGTGCAAGAGcaagtttgactgtctcatttatgaaatgtttttaattaatgaactgAGACCAAGCGTgaatgtacagtcagactcaattcgtgcgAAAGTGTCTTAA